Proteins encoded in a region of the Gloeocapsa sp. PCC 7428 genome:
- a CDS encoding DUF29 family protein yields MTQELIDLKTSILEGRYDDALAIVDELEGMSKQATLRTIESFLVRLLVHLIKNQIEHRLTNSWIASISDSIIQISKLNIKDNKTSYYIKSNEWQPYLEEAVERAIRPASVEVLDGQLKPKQVSEKINRNQLILIAQKLLALTYTVSARDLPAAIDTELAELPGGAD; encoded by the coding sequence ATGACTCAAGAACTAATAGATTTAAAAACCAGCATTTTAGAGGGGCGCTACGACGACGCTTTAGCAATTGTTGATGAACTAGAAGGAATGAGTAAACAAGCAACCCTACGCACTATTGAATCTTTTCTTGTAAGGTTGCTAGTTCATCTCATTAAAAATCAAATCGAACACCGATTAACAAATTCGTGGATTGCTTCAATTTCTGATTCAATTATACAGATATCTAAATTGAATATTAAAGATAACAAAACCTCTTACTATATTAAATCAAATGAGTGGCAGCCTTACCTAGAAGAAGCTGTAGAAAGGGCAATTCGTCCAGCTAGTGTAGAAGTTTTAGACGGTCAATTAAAACCTAAACAAGTTTCTGAAAAGATAAATAGAAATCAGTTAATTCTGATAGCTCAAAAATTACTGGCACTAACCTATACTGTTTCAGCAAGAGATTTACCCGCAGCTATTGATACTGAGTTAGCTGAACTACCAGGCGGGGCAGATTAG
- a CDS encoding AAA family ATPase: MVASISEFQIHLLHGYRTIRLTINDNKIVLVGENGTGKSTVANIIYYFLTCQWNKIAEYDFKEISATINNQKINVTKQQVDSFTEQKNQVYTFRRFPRSVRQRLEFLIAGQDATQLLDNKDRIKSIAAEYDFPSRVIEEYFLAKSRQDSPSDEHLKESENNIKKLINYQVLYLPTYRRIEQDLKTIFPELDLEVTSLYEKGYYTRRKQQSYVELIEFGMEDVEATISNKMEELKDNLRNSLNNLTGTYLRDVIRETYQTVDINQLKELDESTIDYIFGRIDEKVLPKQSQKSLRDFIFDIKSKKNIKSDRKKVIAHFLLKLIDLQHSQNSKEQDVRNFVEVCNEYLVGKKIVYDYTNFQIVINLNRETENYEQLEMRMLSSGEKQIVSLFSHIHLSEITGYFVIIDEPELSLSVPWQKRFLPDIIKNVHCNGLVAVTHSPFIFQDNELNDYTHNLEEFVE, from the coding sequence ATGGTTGCAAGTATTTCTGAATTTCAGATTCATTTATTGCATGGCTATCGTACAATTAGACTTACAATAAATGATAATAAAATTGTATTAGTTGGCGAAAATGGAACTGGAAAAAGTACTGTTGCTAATATTATTTATTACTTTTTAACGTGTCAGTGGAATAAAATTGCTGAATATGATTTTAAAGAAATTTCTGCAACTATTAACAACCAAAAAATTAATGTTACAAAGCAACAAGTCGATTCTTTTACTGAGCAAAAGAACCAAGTTTATACCTTCCGAAGATTCCCCCGCAGCGTACGGCAACGCTTAGAATTTTTAATAGCCGGACAAGATGCTACTCAACTGCTAGACAACAAAGATAGAATTAAATCTATTGCTGCTGAGTATGACTTCCCGTCAAGAGTGATTGAAGAATATTTTTTGGCAAAGTCAAGACAAGATTCTCCTAGTGACGAACACCTTAAAGAAAGCGAAAATAACATCAAAAAATTAATAAACTATCAGGTTTTATATCTTCCTACTTACCGCCGAATTGAACAAGATTTAAAAACCATATTTCCTGAGCTTGATTTAGAAGTTACTTCTTTATATGAAAAAGGTTATTATACAAGACGTAAGCAACAAAGTTACGTAGAGCTTATAGAATTTGGTATGGAAGATGTTGAAGCAACAATTTCTAATAAAATGGAAGAATTAAAAGATAACTTGAGAAATAGTCTAAACAATTTAACTGGTACTTATTTACGTGATGTGATCCGAGAGACTTATCAAACTGTAGATATAAATCAATTAAAAGAATTAGATGAATCTACAATAGATTACATTTTTGGTCGTATTGATGAAAAAGTCTTACCCAAACAATCCCAAAAGAGCTTGCGAGATTTTATTTTTGATATTAAAAGTAAAAAAAATATAAAAAGCGATAGAAAAAAAGTGATAGCTCACTTTCTTTTAAAATTAATTGATTTACAACACTCCCAAAACTCAAAAGAGCAGGACGTAAGAAACTTTGTAGAGGTATGCAACGAGTATTTAGTTGGGAAGAAAATTGTTTATGATTATACAAATTTCCAAATAGTTATAAATTTAAATAGAGAAACTGAAAACTATGAGCAATTAGAAATGCGCATGCTTTCTTCAGGAGAAAAGCAAATTGTATCCTTATTTTCTCATATTCACTTGTCAGAAATAACTGGGTACTTTGTCATTATTGATGAACCGGAGTTATCTCTTTCTGTTCCCTGGCAAAAACGTTTTTTACCAGATATTATTAAAAATGTGCATTGTAATGGTCTTGTTGCTGTTACACATTCTCCGTTTATTTTTCAAGATAATGAACTCAACGATTATACTCATAATTTAGAAGAATTTGTAGAATAA
- a CDS encoding DUF4435 domain-containing protein: MGLLEDLREVSAEASAYQEFLLHYKPKVKTIHAFFEGNDDLSFYNGFIEQIILSQIDQTSYTYYQYFCGNKDKVYKVYQKVAPRLCLKSRAFFFVDKDFSDFLSEAYPCSDNIYVTDYYSIENFLVTKRILQRVWQEIYHINNTQMYLLLENADLSYEIVETKFVRELSKFYCWMTSIIAWIIYIRKKGQKLNLNNVDLGKIFYIDDHLEIFKKVPKPYHSKLQYLEKVTGVSTSKGAWLEILSEARKLRKIFGLNPKTYVRGKYELWFLVQFLDKLEKCLRDLIKGYGKPFNVRTRVSQENAIEILGPRVSCPDSLKFFLINHRNNLT, from the coding sequence ATGGGATTACTTGAAGATTTAAGAGAAGTATCTGCTGAGGCATCTGCTTACCAGGAATTTCTACTTCATTACAAACCAAAAGTTAAAACAATTCACGCATTCTTTGAAGGAAATGATGACTTATCTTTCTACAATGGTTTTATAGAGCAAATAATCTTAAGTCAGATAGATCAAACCTCATACACTTATTATCAATATTTTTGTGGAAATAAAGATAAAGTATACAAAGTTTATCAAAAAGTTGCACCACGTTTATGCTTAAAAAGCAGAGCATTTTTTTTTGTTGACAAAGACTTCTCTGATTTTTTAAGTGAGGCATATCCTTGTAGTGACAATATTTATGTTACAGACTATTATTCAATAGAAAATTTTTTAGTTACAAAGCGTATATTACAGAGAGTATGGCAGGAAATTTATCACATTAATAACACACAAATGTATTTATTGTTAGAAAATGCAGATTTAAGTTATGAGATAGTAGAAACTAAGTTTGTTCGAGAGCTAAGCAAGTTCTATTGTTGGATGACTTCAATAATAGCTTGGATTATCTATATAAGAAAAAAAGGTCAGAAACTGAATCTTAATAATGTAGATTTAGGCAAAATTTTTTATATTGACGACCACTTAGAAATTTTTAAAAAAGTCCCAAAACCATATCATTCAAAATTACAATATTTAGAGAAAGTTACTGGTGTTTCCACATCTAAAGGAGCATGGCTTGAAATTCTTTCGGAGGCACGGAAGCTCCGTAAAATATTTGGCTTAAACCCTAAAACTTATGTTCGAGGGAAATATGAATTGTGGTTTCTTGTTCAGTTCTTAGATAAGTTGGAAAAGTGCTTGCGTGATTTAATTAAAGGATATGGTAAACCTTTTAATGTGAGAACAAGAGTTTCTCAGGAGAATGCTATAGAAATATTGGGACCTCGCGTTTCGTGTCCCGATTCTTTAAAATTTTTTTTAATCAATCACAGGAATAATCTTACGTAA
- a CDS encoding DUF1156 domain-containing protein, with the protein MNSHAGNLDSKNSSHPAVSPPLYQSQHLNSTPYNYGYRKKLIEVSLPLEAINKESAREKSIRHGHPSTLHLWWARRPLAACRAVLFASLVDDPSSHPDQFPTEEAQEEERKRLFAIIEQLVKWENINNKDILDAAKAEILKSTNNNPPPILDPFCGGGSIPLEAQRLGLEAHGSDLNPVAVLITKALIEIPPKFANKPPVNPDSQSKIIFNQKSKIKNQKSHFGAQGLAEDVRYYGQWMRDEAFKRIGHLYPEILDFRLQILDSELQDEAVQSKIKNQKSKIKVIAWLWARTVKCPNPGCGTKMPLVRSFVLSTKKDKQAWVEPIIDRNQQPPVVSFEVKTGKGKPPEPPKTGRGAKFRCLACSQPAEDKHIKAEGIAGQMGAQLMAIVAEGKRGRVYLEPTQQQEEVAHSAQPIWYPDAQIADDRRSMFTPLYGLTHFHHLFTPRQLVALTTFSDLVSEVREKVLIDAIAAGILDDGLPLNEGGMGATAYADAVATYLAISVDRLADRNSTICSWDVGRDSTRNTFARQAIPMTWDFAEANPLSDSTGNFIGAVDWVTKVIEISPCGAKGVVKQIDATTSDAYTKSIVVSTDPPYYDNIGYADLSDFFYVWLRRSLGSIYPDLFTTLLVPKTQELVATPYRFGGDKQKAKEFFEAGLGQVFKRMRGMANDEYPLTIYYAFKQTETEATDEDTHDLAVASTGWETMLEGLIKAGFTITGTLPMRTELSNRTVASGTNALASSIALVCRPRPEAAPSTTRRQFVNTLKRELPDALYKLQQGNIAPVDLAQASIGPGMAIYSRSSKVLEADGKPMRVRTALQLINQTLDEFLAEQEGEFDAETRWALAWFEQYAFSEGLFGDAETLSKAKNTAVQGMVDAGILVAKAGKVRLLRRDELPKDWNPHTDNRLTVWEATQHMIRELQDGGGDRGAANLLAQLGTIGEAARDLAYRLYNICDRKGWAAEGVAYNSLVISWSDISRLAADKQEATPVQQKLEF; encoded by the coding sequence ATGAATTCTCATGCAGGTAATCTCGATTCAAAGAATTCCTCGCATCCCGCTGTCTCTCCACCACTTTATCAGTCTCAACATTTAAATTCGACTCCATATAACTACGGATATCGCAAGAAGTTAATTGAAGTTTCTTTACCCCTCGAAGCAATTAACAAAGAATCAGCACGAGAAAAATCAATTCGACACGGGCATCCTTCAACTTTACATTTATGGTGGGCGCGGCGACCTTTGGCAGCTTGTCGAGCAGTCTTGTTTGCATCGTTGGTGGACGACCCTTCGAGCCATCCTGATCAGTTTCCTACAGAAGAGGCGCAGGAGGAAGAGAGGAAACGTCTATTTGCAATTATCGAACAATTGGTGAAGTGGGAAAATATTAATAATAAAGATATTTTAGACGCAGCTAAAGCAGAAATTCTTAAATCAACTAATAATAATCCACCACCTATACTCGATCCTTTTTGCGGTGGAGGTTCGATACCTTTAGAAGCACAAAGGTTGGGTTTAGAAGCACATGGCAGCGACCTCAATCCGGTAGCAGTTTTGATTACCAAAGCTTTAATTGAAATTCCACCTAAATTTGCAAATAAACCTCCTGTAAATCCAGATTCTCAAAGTAAAATCATCTTCAATCAAAAATCAAAAATCAAAAATCAAAAATCCCATTTCGGGGCGCAGGGATTAGCTGAAGACGTGCGCTATTACGGGCAATGGATGCGGGATGAGGCTTTTAAGCGCATTGGGCATCTTTATCCAGAAATTTTAGATTTTAGATTGCAGATTTTAGATTCTGAGTTGCAAGACGAAGCTGTTCAATCAAAAATCAAAAATCAAAAATCAAAAATCAAAGTTATTGCTTGGTTGTGGGCAAGGACGGTGAAATGTCCTAATCCTGGTTGTGGTACAAAAATGCCTTTGGTACGTTCTTTCGTCCTTTCGACCAAGAAGGATAAGCAAGCTTGGGTTGAACCGATTATTGACCGCAACCAGCAGCCACCTGTTGTAAGTTTTGAAGTGAAGACTGGTAAGGGTAAGCCACCAGAACCGCCGAAGACTGGGCGTGGTGCAAAGTTTCGTTGTTTAGCGTGTAGTCAACCAGCCGAAGACAAACATATTAAGGCTGAAGGTATTGCTGGACAAATGGGCGCACAACTCATGGCGATTGTGGCTGAAGGTAAACGTGGGCGAGTATACCTTGAACCAACACAACAACAGGAAGAGGTTGCACACAGCGCACAACCCATATGGTATCCCGATGCTCAAATTGCTGACGATAGGCGCTCAATGTTCACACCGCTTTACGGTTTGACTCACTTTCATCATCTGTTTACCCCACGTCAGTTAGTAGCCTTAACCACTTTCAGCGACTTGGTAAGCGAAGTACGGGAAAAGGTACTTATTGATGCTATAGCTGCTGGAATACTTGATGATGGTTTACCGCTTAATGAAGGTGGTATGGGTGCGACGGCTTACGCTGATGCAGTGGCGACTTATTTGGCGATCTCAGTAGATCGATTAGCCGACAGAAATTCAACTATTTGTTCATGGGATGTAGGCAGAGACAGTACCCGCAACACTTTTGCTCGTCAAGCAATTCCTATGACTTGGGACTTTGCAGAAGCAAACCCATTGAGCGATTCAACTGGTAACTTTATTGGTGCAGTTGATTGGGTAACAAAAGTTATTGAAATTTCTCCTTGTGGTGCTAAAGGAGTCGTCAAACAAATCGACGCAACCACATCAGATGCTTATACAAAATCAATCGTTGTCTCTACAGATCCACCCTATTACGACAACATCGGCTACGCTGACCTATCGGACTTTTTCTATGTTTGGCTGCGCCGTTCTTTAGGTTCAATTTACCCCGACCTTTTTACAACTCTACTCGTTCCCAAAACTCAAGAATTAGTTGCTACACCCTATCGTTTTGGGGGAGACAAACAAAAAGCCAAAGAATTCTTTGAAGCAGGATTAGGTCAAGTCTTTAAGCGAATGCGCGGTATGGCAAATGATGAATATCCGCTTACTATTTATTACGCCTTCAAACAAACAGAAACCGAAGCAACAGACGAAGATACTCATGATCTAGCAGTCGCTTCAACTGGATGGGAAACCATGCTCGAAGGACTAATTAAAGCAGGTTTTACTATTACTGGTACATTACCCATGCGAACCGAACTAAGCAACCGTACTGTTGCCAGTGGTACAAACGCCCTCGCTTCATCCATCGCCCTCGTTTGTCGCCCTCGCCCAGAAGCCGCACCATCCACCACCCGCCGCCAATTCGTCAACACACTCAAACGCGAACTTCCCGATGCTTTGTATAAACTGCAACAAGGCAACATCGCCCCAGTAGACTTAGCACAAGCCAGCATCGGTCCTGGTATGGCAATCTACTCTCGCTCTAGCAAAGTCTTGGAAGCAGACGGCAAACCAATGCGCGTGCGTACTGCCCTGCAACTGATTAACCAAACTTTAGATGAATTCCTCGCGGAACAAGAAGGCGAATTTGACGCTGAAACTCGTTGGGCATTAGCTTGGTTTGAACAGTACGCTTTTAGTGAAGGGTTGTTTGGCGATGCTGAGACGCTTTCCAAAGCTAAGAATACCGCCGTGCAAGGCATGGTAGACGCCGGTATCCTCGTTGCCAAGGCTGGGAAAGTGCGACTGCTGCGCCGCGACGAATTGCCCAAAGATTGGAACCCACATACTGACAACCGCCTCACCGTCTGGGAAGCAACACAGCACATGATTCGGGAATTACAAGACGGTGGCGGAGATCGCGGCGCGGCGAATTTACTCGCGCAACTGGGAACTATAGGAGAAGCCGCACGGGATTTGGCTTATCGGCTGTATAACATTTGCGACAGAAAAGGCTGGGCAGCTGAAGGTGTCGCCTACAACAGTTTGGTAATTTCCTGGTCAGATATTTCCCGTCTCGCTGCTGACAAGCAGGAAGCCACCCCAGTGCAACAAAAGTTGGAATTTTAG
- a CDS encoding four helix bundle protein — translation MNEQEFKNRTKNLALRVIRLIGMLPKSQVAEVIGKQLLRSGTSVGANYRAACRGKSTADVIAKLGIVLEEADECLYWMELLVESELVPAAKLTNLMSETNEIVAMIVASIKTLRSKTKIQTP, via the coding sequence ATGAATGAGCAGGAATTTAAAAACAGGACGAAAAACTTGGCGCTACGGGTTATTCGCCTCATAGGAATGCTGCCTAAAAGCCAAGTTGCAGAAGTAATTGGAAAGCAGCTATTGCGTTCTGGTACGTCTGTAGGTGCTAATTATCGGGCTGCTTGTAGGGGCAAGTCAACTGCTGATGTTATTGCAAAGCTTGGCATTGTCTTGGAAGAGGCAGACGAATGCCTCTACTGGATGGAACTGTTAGTTGAATCAGAACTAGTACCCGCAGCTAAGCTAACAAATTTAATGTCAGAAACTAACGAGATTGTAGCCATGATAGTTGCTTCTATCAAAACCCTACGCAGCAAAACTAAAATCCAAACTCCCTAA
- a CDS encoding Swt1 family HEPN domain-containing protein: protein MTISNRERVGRALDLLKDGLYPFVEREMRSVKGDKWLVAATPFVSEDRTLRRSVQQILKQDISELLNLVLKLWNDIFRQTLGNAEKNLIGELKVTRNCWAHNDPFSTDDAYRALDSVSRLLTAISAPEADEVDKQKQELLRVRFTEQARRETRRATLQPLEGSPTGGLKPWREIVTPHQDVASGRYQEAEFAADLWQVYLDEGSDEYRVPTEFFRRTYLTEGLKQLLTNALVRLSGKGGDPVIELQTNFGGGKTHAMLALYHLFMGVPASQLPGLEPVLEAAGIMPPAKVNTAVLVGNKISPGQPQRKKDGTVVRTLWGELAWQLGGKEGYAMLRQADETSTNPGDTLRLLFNRYAPCLILIDEWVAYARQLHEKNDLPGGSFDTHFTFAQTLSESAKNAERTLLVVSIPASDNEIGGDRGKQALDRLKNAIGRVESPWRPASADESFEIVRRRLFQPITDQSAFVARDAVIRAFGEMYQTQSQEFPSDCREVSYKRRLENAYPIHPELFDRLYTDWSSLDKFQRTRGVLRLMAKVIHTLWEEQDKSLLIMPANVPMDDGQVQAELTRYLEDHWVPVIEKDVDGENSLPLAGDRQNPNLGRYSACRRVARTIYLGSAPTLRAANRGLEDRRIKLGCVQPGESVATFGDALRRLTDQATHLYVDGSRYWFSTQPSVTRLAQDRADQQDRDKVWDEITRRLKADKQRGEFAGVHIAPDSSADVPDEMAVRLVVLGPQYPHKSKEAETPARTRAEEILQHKGASPRYCKNMLLFLAPDKAKLELLEQSVCQYLAWDSIVRDKEALNLDVFQSNQATTKQQQTDKDVRSLIQEAYIWLIVPTQHDPHEAIEWQEIRLHSSDSPILQASRKAVHEEHLMTNYAASRLCLEALDPYLWRDVNHLDLKKLWEYLAYYLYLPRLRDEKVLQQAVESGVAELLWHENFAYANSWDESKGRYLGLTAGKHINATLSSQCLIVKPEIAQRQFEADRAAATTITIQTPQIEDVGNGEREVKDQEQGIGRKRPGTAEKTGIYDPSPISSHAAPPKRFYGAIQLDALRLRRDAGQIADEVIQHFTSLVGAEVEITLEVQVRIPDGAPDNVVRTVTENCRVLKFTTQEFDDE from the coding sequence ATGACAATTAGTAACCGCGAACGAGTTGGCAGAGCCTTAGATCTGCTTAAAGATGGCTTATATCCTTTTGTAGAACGAGAAATGCGTTCCGTAAAAGGTGATAAGTGGTTAGTCGCTGCTACCCCTTTTGTCTCGGAAGACCGTACCTTGCGGCGCAGCGTCCAGCAAATCCTGAAGCAGGATATCTCAGAACTACTCAACCTGGTGTTGAAACTGTGGAACGATATATTTAGACAGACTCTGGGCAATGCAGAAAAAAATTTAATTGGGGAGTTAAAGGTAACGCGCAACTGTTGGGCGCACAACGATCCCTTTTCGACAGACGATGCCTACCGCGCCCTCGATAGCGTCTCGCGCTTGCTCACCGCCATTTCTGCACCCGAAGCCGATGAAGTTGACAAACAAAAACAAGAACTTCTGCGGGTACGCTTCACCGAACAGGCGCGTCGTGAAACTCGCCGCGCTACACTCCAACCCCTCGAAGGCAGTCCTACAGGCGGTTTAAAACCCTGGCGCGAAATTGTCACCCCGCACCAAGATGTTGCCTCCGGTCGCTACCAAGAAGCCGAATTTGCCGCCGACCTTTGGCAAGTTTACTTAGACGAAGGTTCGGATGAATACCGCGTCCCCACCGAGTTTTTCCGCCGCACCTACCTCACGGAAGGACTCAAGCAACTGCTGACAAATGCTTTAGTGCGTCTTTCTGGCAAGGGCGGAGATCCTGTCATCGAACTGCAAACCAACTTCGGTGGCGGTAAAACCCACGCCATGCTTGCCCTGTATCACCTATTCATGGGAGTCCCTGCGTCCCAGCTACCAGGATTAGAACCCGTACTGGAAGCAGCAGGTATCATGCCTCCTGCAAAAGTCAACACGGCGGTTTTGGTAGGCAATAAAATTTCTCCAGGTCAGCCCCAACGTAAAAAAGATGGTACGGTTGTGCGGACACTTTGGGGTGAATTAGCTTGGCAGTTGGGTGGTAAAGAAGGCTACGCGATGCTGCGCCAAGCCGACGAAACCTCAACTAACCCTGGCGATACGCTGCGACTGTTATTTAACCGTTATGCGCCCTGCCTGATTCTCATCGATGAATGGGTAGCTTACGCCCGCCAACTGCATGAAAAGAATGACTTGCCAGGGGGCAGCTTTGACACGCACTTTACCTTTGCTCAAACTTTGAGCGAGTCCGCCAAAAATGCCGAACGAACTTTGCTAGTCGTGAGTATTCCGGCTTCTGATAACGAAATTGGCGGAGATCGCGGCAAACAAGCCTTGGACCGCTTAAAAAACGCGATTGGCAGAGTCGAATCACCTTGGCGTCCCGCAAGTGCTGACGAAAGCTTTGAAATTGTGCGGCGGCGGTTGTTTCAACCGATTACCGACCAAAGTGCCTTTGTTGCCCGCGATGCGGTCATCCGCGCTTTTGGGGAAATGTACCAAACCCAATCACAGGAATTTCCTAGCGATTGCCGCGAAGTTAGTTACAAGCGGCGATTAGAAAATGCCTATCCCATCCATCCCGAACTGTTTGACCGACTTTACACCGACTGGTCGAGCTTAGACAAGTTTCAACGCACGCGCGGTGTCCTCCGGTTAATGGCAAAGGTGATTCATACGTTGTGGGAGGAACAGGACAAGAGTTTGTTGATTATGCCTGCCAACGTGCCGATGGATGACGGACAGGTGCAAGCGGAGTTAACTCGCTACCTCGAAGACCACTGGGTTCCAGTCATCGAAAAAGACGTAGACGGAGAGAATTCGCTGCCGCTAGCCGGAGATCGCCAAAATCCCAACCTAGGACGTTACTCTGCCTGTCGCCGCGTCGCGCGTACGATTTACCTCGGTTCCGCGCCTACGCTGCGGGCAGCCAATCGCGGCTTAGAAGACCGGCGGATTAAACTTGGTTGCGTCCAACCAGGAGAAAGCGTAGCGACTTTTGGCGATGCTTTGCGCCGCCTCACAGACCAAGCGACACACCTCTACGTTGATGGCAGTCGCTACTGGTTCTCGACTCAACCTAGCGTCACCCGCCTCGCGCAAGACCGCGCTGACCAACAGGATCGGGATAAAGTGTGGGATGAAATTACCCGCAGATTAAAGGCTGACAAGCAACGCGGTGAATTTGCGGGAGTTCACATAGCCCCCGACTCGAGTGCTGACGTGCCTGATGAAATGGCTGTCAGGTTGGTTGTCCTAGGACCGCAGTATCCGCATAAAAGTAAAGAAGCTGAGACTCCAGCCCGCACTAGAGCCGAAGAAATTCTACAACATAAAGGGGCGAGTCCCCGATACTGCAAAAATATGTTGCTATTCCTCGCACCCGACAAGGCTAAACTCGAACTTTTAGAACAGTCGGTTTGCCAATACCTCGCCTGGGACTCGATTGTGCGCGATAAGGAAGCCCTGAATCTGGACGTATTTCAAAGCAATCAGGCGACGACCAAACAACAGCAAACTGACAAAGATGTGAGAAGTTTAATTCAGGAAGCTTATATTTGGCTCATCGTACCGACGCAACATGACCCCCACGAGGCAATTGAGTGGCAGGAAATTCGGCTGCACTCATCAGACTCACCGATATTACAAGCGAGTCGCAAAGCGGTACACGAGGAACATTTAATGACTAACTATGCTGCCAGCCGTCTTTGCCTGGAAGCGCTCGACCCTTATCTATGGCGGGATGTTAACCACCTCGACCTCAAGAAGCTGTGGGAGTATCTAGCGTACTACTTGTACTTGCCGCGCCTGCGCGACGAAAAGGTGTTACAGCAAGCTGTGGAGTCGGGAGTAGCAGAATTACTTTGGCATGAAAACTTTGCTTACGCTAATAGCTGGGATGAATCCAAAGGACGTTACCTGGGCTTAACAGCAGGCAAGCACATTAATGCTACCCTCAGCAGTCAATGTCTAATTGTGAAGCCAGAAATAGCGCAACGGCAGTTTGAAGCAGATAGAGCCGCTGCTACAACAATAACAATTCAGACACCACAAATTGAAGACGTAGGGAACGGAGAACGCGAGGTAAAAGACCAGGAACAGGGAATAGGACGTAAAAGACCAGGAACAGCGGAAAAAACAGGTATCTATGACCCATCACCTATTTCCTCTCATGCAGCCCCACCAAAACGTTTCTATGGAGCAATTCAGTTAGATGCTTTGCGCCTACGGCGCGATGCCGGACAGATAGCTGATGAAGTCATTCAACACTTCACTAGCTTGGTAGGCGCAGAAGTCGAGATTACTCTAGAAGTTCAAGTGAGAATCCCAGATGGTGCGCCTGACAATGTGGTTCGTACCGTTACCGAGAACTGTCGAGTTTTGAAATTTACAACTCAAGAATTTGATGACGAATAA